A genome region from Nocardia sp. NBC_01730 includes the following:
- a CDS encoding AAA family ATPase, with amino-acid sequence MVAELELTARLNPSAADARRGVVRLHPEALTALGLREWDGIALVGSRRTAAVAGVAPKGTPAGIALLDDVTLSNAGLREDATVVVAPATVCGARQISLSGSVHATRTIPAATLRQALLGKVVTVGDAVSLLPRDLGPDISSSAATQALSRTFGIAWTTELLTVTATDPRGPVSVQPNTAAVWGAGVVAARTAADLALAGTPIPAGESSRGATEAAAFETAAGTNGAPAGRHAPTTDTPSVTVEDLAGVRGHAAKLGEWLSLALDEPELLRTLGATPHLGVLITGPAGVGKATLARAVTAPRRIVELDGPTIGAAESGARLREVAQGVADVSSGQGGILLITDIDALLPADADPVATLILDQLRAAVSEPSVAFLATTAHPAGIDARLRAPDLCDRELTLPLPTAAVRKALLEQLLRRVPTGELKLDEIVARTPGFVASDLAALCREAALRAASRASKNHGDPQLTQPDLFGALEVIRPLSRSGMEELAIGSLALDDVGDMVETKQALTESVLWPLRHPDSFARLGIDPPRGVLLYGPPGCGKTFLVRALAGSGQLSVHAVKGAELLDKWVGSSERAVRELFQRARDSAPSLIFLDEVDALAPRRGQSADSGVGDRVVAALLTELDGVEPLRDVVVLGATNRPELIDQALLRPGRLERLVFVPPPDAAARHEILCTSGRAVPLADDVDLAALARELDGYSAADCTAVLREAALAAMRRDMDAADVTAADVAAAKAAVRPSLDPLQIDSLRRYAETRGQAAGSEGRYL; translated from the coding sequence ATGGTGGCAGAACTCGAGCTCACCGCCCGACTGAATCCCTCCGCGGCCGACGCCCGGCGTGGTGTGGTGCGGCTGCATCCGGAGGCGCTGACCGCGCTCGGGCTACGGGAGTGGGACGGGATCGCGCTAGTGGGGTCGCGGCGCACGGCCGCGGTGGCCGGTGTCGCACCCAAGGGAACGCCCGCCGGGATCGCTCTGCTCGACGACGTGACGCTGTCGAACGCCGGGCTGCGTGAGGACGCGACGGTGGTGGTCGCCCCGGCGACGGTGTGCGGCGCCAGACAGATCTCGCTGAGCGGTTCGGTGCACGCCACCCGCACCATTCCGGCCGCGACACTGCGTCAGGCGCTGCTGGGCAAGGTCGTCACGGTGGGCGACGCGGTCTCCCTGCTTCCACGCGACCTCGGCCCCGACATCAGCTCCTCGGCGGCCACCCAGGCGCTCTCGCGCACCTTCGGCATCGCGTGGACCACCGAGTTGCTCACCGTCACCGCCACCGATCCGCGCGGACCGGTGAGCGTGCAGCCGAACACCGCGGCCGTCTGGGGCGCGGGCGTTGTCGCCGCCAGGACCGCCGCCGATCTGGCCCTGGCCGGAACGCCGATTCCAGCGGGTGAGTCCTCGCGCGGCGCCACCGAGGCCGCCGCGTTCGAGACGGCCGCGGGAACGAATGGCGCACCGGCGGGCAGACACGCGCCGACCACAGACACGCCGAGCGTCACGGTCGAGGATTTGGCGGGTGTGCGCGGGCATGCCGCGAAGCTCGGCGAATGGCTCAGCCTCGCGTTGGACGAACCCGAACTGTTGCGAACACTGGGTGCGACACCGCATCTCGGCGTGCTGATCACCGGACCCGCGGGCGTCGGCAAAGCCACACTGGCGCGCGCCGTCACAGCGCCGCGCCGCATCGTCGAGCTGGACGGCCCCACCATCGGCGCGGCCGAGAGCGGCGCGCGTCTGCGCGAAGTCGCCCAGGGGGTGGCCGACGTCAGCTCCGGCCAGGGCGGCATCCTGCTCATCACCGACATCGACGCGTTGCTACCCGCGGACGCCGATCCGGTGGCCACCCTCATCCTCGACCAGCTGCGCGCCGCGGTCAGCGAGCCGTCCGTCGCGTTCCTGGCGACCACCGCGCATCCGGCCGGCATCGACGCGCGGCTGCGGGCACCCGACCTGTGCGACCGCGAACTCACACTGCCGCTGCCCACCGCCGCCGTGCGCAAGGCATTACTCGAACAGCTGCTGCGCCGGGTGCCGACCGGGGAGCTGAAACTCGATGAGATCGTGGCGCGCACACCAGGATTCGTGGCGTCCGATCTTGCCGCGCTGTGCCGTGAGGCGGCGCTGCGCGCGGCGTCGCGGGCCAGCAAGAACCACGGTGACCCGCAACTCACCCAGCCGGATCTCTTCGGCGCGCTCGAGGTGATCCGGCCGCTGTCGCGTTCGGGCATGGAGGAACTCGCCATCGGCAGTCTCGCGCTCGACGACGTCGGCGACATGGTGGAGACCAAGCAGGCGCTCACCGAATCGGTGTTGTGGCCGCTGCGCCACCCGGACTCGTTCGCTCGCCTCGGCATCGACCCGCCGCGCGGTGTGCTGCTCTATGGCCCGCCCGGCTGCGGCAAAACCTTCCTGGTGCGCGCGCTGGCGGGCAGCGGGCAGCTCAGCGTGCATGCGGTGAAGGGCGCCGAGCTGCTGGACAAGTGGGTCGGCTCGTCGGAGCGGGCGGTGCGCGAATTGTTCCAGCGCGCCCGCGATTCCGCGCCGTCACTGATCTTCCTGGACGAGGTGGACGCGCTGGCTCCGCGCCGCGGCCAGAGCGCCGACTCCGGGGTCGGCGACCGGGTGGTCGCCGCACTGCTCACCGAACTCGACGGTGTGGAGCCGCTGCGCGACGTGGTGGTGCTCGGCGCGACCAACCGGCCGGAGCTGATCGACCAGGCGCTGCTGCGGCCGGGCAGGCTGGAACGGCTGGTCTTCGTGCCACCGCCGGACGCGGCCGCGCGGCACGAGATCCTGTGCACGTCGGGCCGCGCGGTGCCGCTGGCCGACGACGTCGACCTCGCCGCGCTCGCGCGCGAACTGGACGGCTATTCGGCCGCCGACTGCACCGCCGTACTGCGCGAGGCCGCGCTCGCCGCGATGCGGCGGGACATGGACGCCGCCGACGTCACCGCGGCCGACGTGGCAGCCGCCAAGGCGGCGGTACGGCCCTCGCTCGACCCGCTCCAGATCGATTCGCTGCGCCGCTATGCGGAGACGCGCGGTCAGGCGGCAGGCAGCGAAGGCCGCTACCTCTAG